Proteins from one Streptosporangium becharense genomic window:
- a CDS encoding putative quinol monooxygenase, whose product MIFITAKFRVLPEHADRWPEITGEFTRATRAEPGCLWFDWSRSVDDPSEYVLVEAFRDADAGAEHVRSEHFKQAQRTLPPHLAETPRIVNATILQDDWSLLGEMEVPGRG is encoded by the coding sequence ATGATCTTCATTACCGCGAAGTTCCGGGTGCTGCCGGAGCACGCCGACCGGTGGCCCGAGATCACCGGGGAGTTCACCCGGGCGACCCGCGCCGAGCCGGGCTGCCTGTGGTTCGACTGGTCCCGCAGCGTCGACGACCCGTCCGAGTACGTCCTGGTCGAGGCTTTCCGCGACGCCGACGCCGGGGCGGAGCACGTGCGGTCCGAGCACTTCAAGCAGGCGCAGCGGACGCTCCCGCCGCATCTCGCCGAGACGCCCCGAATCGTCAACGCGACGATCCTGCAGGACGACTGGTCCCTCCTCGGGGAGATGGAGGTTCCCGGGCGGGGCTGA